One region of Fibrobacter sp. UWH6 genomic DNA includes:
- a CDS encoding deoxyribonuclease IV translates to MLHIGCHLSSSSGFLAMGQTALSIGADTFQFFTRNPRGGAAKPFDKADALKLVELLEANQFVPILAHAPYTLNACAADEGLRQYAEDVMADDIFRMDHFPGAMYNFHPGSHVKQGAEVGIEFISAMLNRLLKPSQKTTVLLETMAGKGSEVGRTFEELKAILDRVELSSKMGVCMDTCHVFDGGYDIVDHLDDVLELFDRVIGLDKLKAIHLNDSKNPMGSHKDRHEVIGGGFIGLEALTRVVNHPSLKNLPFYLETPNELPGYAAEIALMRSRFQE, encoded by the coding sequence ATGTTGCATATCGGTTGTCATCTTTCTTCTTCGAGCGGTTTCCTTGCAATGGGGCAGACCGCTCTTTCTATTGGTGCAGATACATTCCAGTTTTTTACCAGGAATCCTCGTGGCGGTGCGGCCAAGCCTTTTGACAAGGCGGATGCTTTAAAACTGGTTGAATTGCTGGAAGCGAATCAGTTTGTCCCCATTTTGGCCCATGCTCCCTATACGTTGAACGCCTGTGCTGCAGATGAAGGCTTGCGTCAGTACGCAGAAGATGTAATGGCCGATGATATTTTCCGTATGGATCATTTTCCTGGAGCGATGTACAACTTCCATCCCGGAAGTCATGTGAAGCAGGGGGCTGAAGTCGGTATCGAATTTATTTCGGCTATGCTGAACCGTCTGCTGAAACCGTCCCAGAAGACGACTGTCCTGCTGGAGACCATGGCTGGAAAGGGCTCTGAAGTGGGTCGAACCTTTGAGGAATTGAAGGCTATTCTCGATAGGGTAGAACTTTCTAGCAAGATGGGTGTCTGCATGGATACCTGCCATGTCTTTGATGGTGGTTACGATATTGTGGATCATCTGGACGATGTGCTGGAGCTGTTTGACAGGGTGATTGGTCTGGACAAGCTGAAGGCGATACATCTGAACGATAGCAAGAATCCCATGGGTAGCCATAAGGATCGCCACGAGGTTATTGGTGGCGGTTTTATTGGCTTGGAAGCTTTAACCCGTGTGGTAAATCATCCTTCCTTAAAAAATTTGCCGTTCTATCTTGAAACCCCCAATGAATTGCCAGGCTACGCAGCCGAAATCGCCTTGATGCGGAGTCGGTTCCAAGAGTAA
- a CDS encoding right-handed parallel beta-helix repeat-containing protein, with protein sequence MNFRVHALMTIFAAALHVSAFAVETELGGVFSGFIKKEGSPYLVKETLIVPDGKSVLVEPGVVVKFAEGAGLDIRGGSLAVVGDLNKPVIFTSEDESGTWNGISITGVKKSEAQYLQVVNAEFGFAVESGVLELRDVTIDNPQQAGVYVRNGSAEMQWSKIRNGVNIGVWATQSAEVTLDGSTLENNRVALVSAEGSSVMLQRSKLLNNKIAVLDFGHNDLKQRNSLIQGSKIGYLSKDLPSADIKRSLNDNETAVAQNVDGVAENLGDEPRNPYADGTKSYNMFSGIGEVDPWKVSGNLALDVGYHKVLMRHNPTGADYLAGRDTVKPGDYYKNYFQVPGLFANWNASMVMESPSGQTIEFNADISNDSWDKFKVYTLQMVYTDQMNSFTLGDFSLSAGDTYLAGINAFGAMYQLNLFKNAAGEPLFVGTAFAGEAQAPKIVGERNYDLYNEYIEDGEAEAQNIVVGGRVRWNMHRRFNGTLGFIGSKDYLEDPFFRDGQPGDVNTVDPLVTSRNFFADGNWLFFPGDIKLNGQIAVGAADTANAAKIRAINQVFLGAGLDASNLGLLNKLMKNPQEVNGLSRDQLASIFGESSMLTPSEMREELRKLLDKASRVAKNTVVQDLDPTSGELWDHNHVALAGSYEWSNENTFIEGFMRYVGKEYYSAGSPDLQQNSRMVGGNLRQKIFDFWRFSFGYVMNVENAAGEGSSYNIMGMGEGTKWGMFSGAEKDWLEEHEQDENRTLYTHDAYVGNQFRLNKNIDLSLRYAVNYRTRSTAQRLYANYSVNSGIYNDDWFKARDGRPTVDVINGNDTLKIDSAHWAHYYGLSKYEYLATQFDEKILRHHAQIGLTFKLPMNVLKVGASLMVRKDYSEFVQDKLLNGLDLSDESFGILGYQFHGSEFFEQRYPISLATTVGGFKNVLSVTPRYKIFNRNNMTEFEWILDENMTFPMANQFLELTLNGGVRQNFLDYEVRKQKMDEMELDLNGSVALRVNHSDKLYTVWTLGTVMNYRPDNLADEYKDLYIIASLNYSF encoded by the coding sequence ATGAATTTTAGAGTTCATGCTCTAATGACGATTTTTGCAGCAGCACTCCACGTGAGTGCTTTTGCTGTTGAAACGGAATTGGGGGGCGTTTTTTCGGGTTTCATAAAGAAGGAAGGTTCTCCTTACCTTGTTAAGGAGACGTTGATTGTTCCTGATGGCAAGTCCGTTTTGGTGGAACCTGGTGTTGTCGTGAAATTTGCTGAAGGGGCTGGCCTGGATATCCGGGGTGGTTCCTTGGCTGTCGTGGGCGACTTGAACAAGCCTGTAATTTTTACGTCTGAAGATGAATCGGGTACCTGGAACGGTATTTCCATTACGGGTGTCAAGAAATCTGAAGCGCAGTACCTGCAGGTGGTGAATGCTGAATTTGGCTTTGCTGTAGAAAGCGGTGTGCTGGAACTTCGTGACGTCACCATCGACAATCCGCAGCAGGCGGGTGTCTATGTGCGAAATGGCTCTGCGGAAATGCAGTGGAGCAAGATCCGTAATGGCGTCAATATTGGAGTCTGGGCAACTCAAAGTGCCGAGGTGACTCTTGATGGTTCCACCTTAGAGAATAACCGAGTGGCCTTGGTTTCTGCAGAAGGTTCTTCTGTGATGTTGCAGCGTTCCAAGTTGCTGAACAATAAGATTGCCGTTCTCGACTTTGGACACAACGACCTTAAACAGCGGAATTCCCTGATTCAAGGCAGCAAGATCGGATATTTGTCTAAGGATTTGCCGTCTGCAGACATTAAGCGTTCCTTGAATGACAACGAAACTGCTGTCGCCCAGAATGTGGATGGCGTTGCGGAAAATTTGGGTGATGAACCTCGCAATCCCTATGCTGACGGAACAAAATCGTATAACATGTTTAGCGGAATCGGAGAAGTGGATCCTTGGAAGGTTTCAGGAAACCTGGCTCTCGATGTTGGTTACCATAAGGTGTTGATGCGCCATAATCCTACAGGTGCGGACTACCTTGCTGGTCGTGATACGGTAAAGCCTGGTGACTATTATAAGAACTATTTCCAGGTTCCGGGCTTGTTTGCCAACTGGAATGCCAGCATGGTGATGGAATCTCCTTCGGGCCAGACCATCGAATTTAATGCAGACATTTCTAATGATTCCTGGGATAAGTTTAAGGTATATACTCTGCAGATGGTTTATACCGACCAGATGAATTCCTTTACTCTGGGTGATTTTTCTCTGAGTGCCGGAGACACGTACCTGGCAGGCATTAATGCCTTTGGCGCCATGTATCAGCTGAATCTCTTTAAGAACGCCGCAGGAGAACCTCTGTTTGTGGGTACTGCCTTTGCTGGTGAAGCTCAGGCTCCCAAGATTGTTGGCGAACGCAATTATGACTTGTACAACGAATATATTGAAGACGGCGAAGCCGAAGCTCAGAACATCGTGGTGGGTGGTCGCGTTCGCTGGAATATGCACCGTCGCTTCAATGGAACCTTGGGCTTTATCGGTAGCAAGGATTACCTGGAAGATCCGTTCTTTAGGGATGGTCAGCCTGGTGATGTAAATACCGTGGACCCGCTGGTAACGTCCCGTAATTTCTTCGCCGATGGTAACTGGCTGTTCTTCCCTGGTGATATCAAGTTAAATGGCCAGATTGCTGTTGGTGCCGCAGATACGGCAAACGCGGCGAAGATTCGTGCGATTAACCAGGTGTTCCTGGGCGCCGGTCTGGATGCCTCTAACTTGGGCTTGCTCAATAAGCTGATGAAGAATCCCCAAGAGGTGAATGGCCTGTCTCGCGACCAGTTGGCATCTATTTTTGGCGAAAGCAGCATGCTTACTCCTTCCGAGATGCGTGAAGAATTGCGCAAACTTCTTGACAAGGCTTCTAGAGTCGCAAAGAATACCGTGGTTCAGGATCTTGACCCTACCAGCGGAGAATTGTGGGATCACAACCATGTGGCCTTGGCTGGATCATATGAATGGTCTAACGAGAATACGTTTATTGAAGGCTTCATGCGTTATGTGGGCAAGGAATACTACAGCGCCGGTTCTCCGGACTTGCAGCAGAATTCCCGAATGGTCGGTGGTAATTTGCGACAGAAAATCTTTGACTTCTGGCGATTCTCCTTTGGCTACGTCATGAATGTTGAAAATGCTGCCGGCGAAGGCTCCAGCTATAACATCATGGGCATGGGCGAAGGTACCAAGTGGGGTATGTTCTCTGGTGCAGAAAAGGATTGGCTGGAGGAACATGAACAGGACGAAAATAGAACGCTCTACACTCATGACGCCTATGTAGGAAACCAGTTTAGGCTGAACAAGAATATTGACCTTTCTCTTCGCTATGCCGTGAACTATAGGACTCGCAGTACCGCCCAGAGACTGTACGCCAACTACAGTGTCAATTCCGGTATTTATAACGATGACTGGTTTAAGGCAAGGGATGGCCGTCCTACAGTGGATGTGATTAACGGAAATGACACTTTGAAGATTGACTCTGCCCACTGGGCCCATTACTATGGCTTGTCTAAGTACGAATATCTGGCTACGCAGTTTGATGAAAAGATCTTAAGACATCATGCCCAGATCGGTTTGACATTTAAGTTGCCGATGAACGTTTTGAAGGTTGGCGCCTCCCTTATGGTTCGCAAGGATTATTCGGAATTTGTTCAGGATAAGTTGCTGAACGGTCTGGACTTGTCTGATGAATCTTTCGGTATTCTCGGATATCAATTCCATGGCAGTGAATTCTTTGAACAGCGCTATCCTATTTCTCTGGCAACGACTGTTGGCGGATTCAAGAATGTGCTGTCTGTGACTCCCCGTTACAAGATTTTCAATCGCAACAACATGACTGAATTTGAATGGATCCTGGATGAAAATATGACGTTCCCCATGGCAAACCAGTTCCTGGAACTGACCTTGAATGGTGGCGTTCGTCAGAATTTCCTGGACTACGAAGTCAGAAAGCAGAAAATGGATGAAATGGAATTGGATCTGAATGGTTCTGTAGCTCTGCGCGTAAATCATTCCGATAAACTTTATACGGTTTGGACTCTTGGTACGGTCATGAATTACAGACCCGACAATCTGGCTGACGAATATAAGGACCTTTATATTATTGCATCCCTGAATTACTCATTCTAG